A stretch of Aedes aegypti strain LVP_AGWG chromosome 2, AaegL5.0 Primary Assembly, whole genome shotgun sequence DNA encodes these proteins:
- the LOC5577073 gene encoding supervillin isoform X14 has protein sequence MGNFCGRRLRRSRDGHFSGKRWRNGNKSQRNAILVAKSLESPVKNSTPRPFSRPADVEGGNISDRLGKIKTSSENWKNRVELSDATNFTVAGRMPAARSPKLPFIKSDSKQSPPMSAFRSVNPPQLGLAKSPSMMVSSVTTTSTLYSPSTPGGPLQNGAPSAVAALAAVGQQLSSQLSQHRAGMDSMMKRSISVPGVPSSGVYGEAGGDLKSHAAGGSKVSIPKLDDESFGNFFTKVEKTVAATMFTTTKTSSSSSSSAEVVIGDFDTLKVDSQRLTQKKVVQGPRRRGAMSKNPLKKLAARDDLQTEYTEIKTGIADKELKRLKLESIAKTSNLAIEALAGLASVEDFKSVALKSSSLPLNQSFVPYKPLMLLHVKGRRHVQTRLVEPVARSINRGDCFVLVTADRLFAFMGQFANVIERSRAKEICDVIVRDKDLGCGAATATVINDGKFCSERQLREFWKLLGRGQEDQKAEVCDAGHADEDELIESCLIETNKVYEFEDDGLIPLEEYWGAAPKIAMLDSKKILIFDFGSELYIWNGKNASSEDKRAAIKLAQELYSQEYTYDMCQLNPINFTELSGDRQRDARRVPKSGSIRPEWCLIAKVTQHMETTLFRQKFIDWPDITVQLKDDGFNLGDTPSLEIKPVDGEMLFKGQPYEEPNLVLENSSLGRGNFYYDTNTMRHFDVLTISVTQWEIDEYEYKVIEGPSCGHFYSDESYTVRWMYQVSVTVRELSGKVSNRSTVVGRDRCAYFCWHGKDAPANEKGAAALLTVELDKEKGAQVRVAQGQESSAFIRLFKIMFIHKSKKTPRNAWRLYIITGNYPEETVCTEVICHERQLRSRATMVLINGEKGRVILWNGCKAVPHAREVGQNVLNAIIQNRYTELFDESLSSVSSKTLEEGQETHEFFEAVDGSENRHSYHSLLGSNQDFGYTPRIFNLTSINNGNFEATELQYNLRCKDLASPYPFRQDDLYKARQPTIFMIDNGHILWLWQGWWPTEDGAGSDSGSNSGSDNHSSFDSNRSGENRWQSERRVAMETAVAYWKAKQAKLGKGTVVEEPSKKICNGNEKHAHLPDENGNGAIDEVDITGQSTANTGTASDGTDVCDNDTGGDRDAVVGNGAKTAEAQQWDEWRTQSEINGYVVWAGLEPLEFIAMFPDWEQRDDVAEINVQDGRKSAPQPIASSLSLLSRKEYPLSVLLERPLPEGVDPTKLELYLHEQDYPEGLGLTKAEFDQLPAWKQTKLKKERGLF, from the exons ATGGGCAATTTCTGTGGAAGAAGATTGCGCCGTTCTCGCGATGGTCATTTCAGTGGAAAAAGGTGGCGAAATGGAAACAAAAGCCAACGG aatgccATCCTTGTTGCCAAATCGCTCGAGAGTCCGGTGAAGAATAGCACACCGCGCCCGTTCAGTCGGCCAGCGGACGTCGAAGGCGGAAACATTTCCGACCGGCTCGGAAAAATCAAAACGTCTTCGGAAAACTGGAAGAACCGTGTCG AACTCTCGGATGCCACCAACTTCACCGTAGCGGGCCGTATGCCCGCCGCCAGGTCGCCCAAGTTGCCGTTCATCAAATCCGACTCGAAGCAGTCGCCACCGATGAGCGCGTTCCGCAGTGTGAACCCGCCTCAGCTGGGCCTTGCCAAGAGTCCCTCGATGATGGTGTCTTCGGTGACCACCACGTCGACGCTGTACTCTCCCTCCACCCCCGGCGGACCACTTCAGAATGGGGCACCATCAGCAGTGGCCGCCCTGGCCGCCGTCGGCCAGCAACTATCTAGTCAACTCAGTCAGCACAGAGCAGGAATGGACAGTATGATGAAGCGTAGCATTAGTGTTCCCGGAGTGCCCTCGTCCGGCGTCTACGGGGAAGCCGGTGGGGATCTCAAGTCCCACGCTGCCGGTGGTTCAAAGGTTTCAATCCCAAAGCTGGACGACGAAAGCTTTGGCAACTTTTTCACCAAAGTCGAGAAAACCGTAGCAGCTACAATGTTCACCACCACCAAGACCAGTAGTAGCAGCAGTTCGTCGGCGGAGGTCGTCATCGGAGATTTCGACACGCTCAAAGTGGACAGCCAACGTTTGACGCAGAAGAAAGTTGTCCAGGGACCAAGACGTCGCGGTGCCATGTCGAAGAACCCACTCAAGAAGCTGGCCGCCCGGGACGATCTGCAGACCGAGTACACCGAGATCAAAACAGGTATCGCCGATAAAGAGTTGAAGAGACTCAAACTAGAATCAA TCGCCAAAACTAGCAATCTGGCCATCGAAGCGCTTGCTGGCTTGGCTTCCGTGGAGGACTTTAAATCGGTCGCACTAAAATCTAGCAGTCTGCCTCTGAACCAAAGTTTCGTTCCGTACAAACCATTGATGTTGTTGCATGTCAAGGGCCGCCGGCACGTCCAGACCAGGTTAGTGGAACCGGTTGCGCGGTCGATCAACCGAGGTGACTGCTTCGTGCTGGTCACCGCCGATCGACTGTTCGCTTTCATGGGTCAGTTTGCAAATGTGATCGAGCGATCGCGGGCCAAGGAGATATGCGACGTGATCGTCCGGGATAAGGATCTGGGTTGCGGTGCTGCTACTGCAACGGTGATCAATGACGGCAAATTCTGCAGCGAACGACAGCTGCGAGAGTTTTGGAAACTACTTGGACGTGGTCAGGAGGATCAAAAAGCGGAAGTCTGCGATGCTGGTCACGCCGATGAAGATGAGCTTATTGAGAGCTGTCTGATTGAAACGAACAAGGTTTACGAATTCGAGGATGATGGGTTGATTCCATTGGAAGAGTACTGGGGTGCTGCGCCTAAGATTGCCATGCTGGACAGCAAGAAAATCTTGATCTTCGATTTCGGTAGCGAGTTGTACATTTGGAATGGAAAGAATGCCTCCAGCGAAGACAAGAGGGCTGCTATCAAGCTAGCTCAGGAGTTGTACTCGCAAGAGTACACTTATGACATGTGCCAGTTAAATCCGATCAATTTCACGGAATTAAGCGGAGATAGACAGAGAGATGCCAGGCGAGTACCGAAGAGTGGTTCGATTCGCCCGGAATGGTGCTTGATAGCGAAGGTTACTCAGCACATGGAAACGACCCTGTTCCGACAGAAGTTTATCGATTGGCCAGATATTACCGTGCAATTGAAGGATGATGGCTTTAATTTGGGAGATACTCCTAGTTTGGAGATTAAGCCTGTTGACGGAGAAATGTTGTTCAAAGGACAACCTTACGAGGAACCGAATTTGGTGCTGGAAAATTCTAGTTTGGGACGAGGAAACTTCTACTACGATACTAATACGATGCGTCACTTTGACGTACTCACGATCTCAGTGACACAGTGGGAGATTGACGAATATGAGTATAAGGTTATCGAAGGACCTTCATGTGGACATTTCTACTCAGACGAGAGTTATACGGTTCGTTGGATGTACCAAGTGAGCGTTACCGTGCGCGAGCTTAGCGGAAAAGTCTCAAATCGAAGCACCGTTGTTGGACGTGACCGTTGCGCCTATTTCTGCTGGCACGGAAAGGACGCTCCGGCTAATGAAAAAGGCGCGGCTGCTCTTCTTACTGTAGAGCTGGACAAGGAGAAAGGTGCTCAAGTTCGCGTCGCCCAAGGTCAGGAGTCATCTGCATTCATTCGCCTGTTCAAGATAATGTTCATTCACAAGAGCAAGAAGACTCCTCGTAATGCTTGGCGCTTGTACATAATCACTGGTAACTATCCGGAAGAAACCGTGTGCACTGAAGTTATTTGCCATGAACGCCAATTACGCTCTCGTGCTACAATGGTGCTGATCAATGGCGAAAAGGGTCGCGTGATTCTCTGGAACGGGTGCAAAGCTGTGCCTCACGCTAGAGAGGTAGGTCAGAACGTACTGAATGCCATCATCCAGAACAGATATACCGAGCTGTTCGATGAAAGTCTCTCATCTGTAAGTTCGAAAACTCTTGAAGAAGGACAGGAAACTCATGAATTCTTTGAAGCTGTCGATGGAAGCGAAAACCGTCACTCGTACCACTCGTTGCTTGGCTCAAATCAGGACTTTGGTTACACACCGCGAATTTTCAACCTGACCAGTATCAATAATGGTAATTTTGAAGCTACGGAGTTGCAATACAATTTGCGGTGCAAAGACCTTGCGTCACCGTATCCTTTCCGACAGGACGATCTGTACAAAGCTCGTCAACCGACGATATTCATGATCGACAACGGTCACATACTGTGGCTCTGGCAAGGCTGGTGGCCAACTGAGGACGGTGCCGGAAGCGATAGTGGCAGCAATAGCGGTAGCGATAACCACAGCAGCTTCGACAGTAACCGCTCCGGTGAGAATCGATGGCAAAGCGAACGTCGAGTGGCGATGGAGACGGCCGTAGCGTACTGGAAGGCAAAACAGGCGAAGCTTGGCAAAGGCACGGTCGTCGAAGAACCGTCGAAAAAGATTTGCAACGGAAACGAAAAGCATGCGCATCTGCCGGACGAGAACGGTAACGGTGCCATCGATGAGGTGGACATTACTGGACAATCCACTGCCAACACGGGTACTGCCAGCGACGGAACCGATGTCTGTGATAATGATACTGGTGGTGACCGTGATGCCGTTGTTGGGAATGGTGCGAAAACAGCTGAAGCGCAGCAGTGGGATGAGTGGAGAACACAGAGTGAAATCAACGGCTACGTGGTTTGGGCCGGATTGGAACCGCTGGAGTTCATCGCCATGTTTCCCGACTGGGAACAGCGA